One Candidatus Neomarinimicrobiota bacterium genomic window, ATTTACGTAATGTCAAGAGGTATTTTAAGTATTTTTGTTTTATCATAAAAAAAGCCCCATCAATTAAGACGGGGCTTCCTCTACTCACTATCTGCCTATCCGGATTACGCCGCCGAGAGATTACTCAGTTTCGCAAGCGCTTTCTTAGAATAGAGCGCAAGCCCTGTGTACATCTTAACTCGCCGAAGCGTAGCGTCTTTCGTCTCCGAAAGGAACGGAACGCTCACCCGAATTCCCGGGTCGTGGTCGGAAGGCGAAAGACCCACGAGTCCTTCTCCTTCGCCGTAAACTCCCGCATAAATGCGATGTTTGCCCGAACCGTTGTTCACCGTTTCAGTACCGATGAAGTCGTTCCTGAAAATCGGAATCCCGTCGTAAGAGTGAATTTTCTGAGTTCCCCTTGCGCCCGTTATCGGGTCGAGGAATCCGAGTTCCACTTCTTCGTTGCTGAATCCCTGAGCGCGAACGAGAGCTCTGAACTTCCGTCTCATAGTTGCGTTCATCAGGATGAAATCAACCTCGCCGTCTCTTGCCGTCACCTGATCTATCAGTTGATCGAGCAACGCAAGCGTCAGCGAACCGCCGGAGGTCGTGGAGCTCGCTTCAATAACCTGCGATGCGTCAACAAGGCTGGAGATTCCCGAAAACTGCGGAAATGTTCCCGTCCCTGTGATGATAGCGTCTTTCCACTTCCTGCCGATTGCTTTTGATTTCAGTTCGGTTTGAAGTCCCATCTGATCGTTTATGCTGGACATCGCCACCTGTTCGAAATCATCCACTTCAACATCTCCCACGATCCTGCCTAACGGGTAGGTATCCTGAGTCACTGTTGCCCCGGTGGAATTTGTATTGCTGTTTATATCAACGAATGCGCTTCCCGATTCGGTCAGCTCCCTGTTGATGACCAGCGTTTTTGCGTTCGTGGGGACGAACGGAAGAGTGTTTGCGAAGAGGTCAACCGTGAGGATGTGCTTCGCTACTCCCTGTATTAGCTGGTTCTGAGTTAATAGCGCAGCCTGCGCCATTGTCAATGATGCCATAATTATTTATCCCATTCTGGAATTTTACCCCCGTGCCAGAGTTTCCCCTTGCTCTGCATGTCGGCTTCGATCTGCTGGAAACCGCCATCGGAATAAACACCGCTGATATCCTTTGCGATGCTTCCGCCTTTTGCCGGCGTAGCCCGTCCGCCTTTCCCGCCGGAACCGCGGTTCCCGGAACTGCTGACGTAATGAGGACGCTCGGAAAGATAGCCCTCGATAAAAGTTTTTAAGTCCATCGGCTTCCCGTCGCCTGAGAGCAGCGGTTCTCCGGATGTAGAATTCAGAGGTATCACATCTCCATCTTCACTCAGCCCTATCATCCCGCTTGACTGCAATATGAGCCAGATATCGTTGGGCGAGATAGCGTTTGCCTCCGCTAACTTGCTCACGACTTCGTTCCGCTTCTTTGACTCCCGGTTGGAATTCCGGAGCCGCTCAAGTTCCAGCTTGGCGTTTTTTGTCTCTTCAGATTGCTTCTTGATAGCGCTTTCATATTCGACTTTCAGTTTATCCACAACTTCGTTTTCTTCCGTCGGAAATGAAGCGAGTTCTTCGTTCAGCTCGGTTATTTTTGCTTCTAATTCCGATTTCTGAACGGTGTATTCTTCTTTCAGTTTTTTCGCTTGACGGTTTAATCGTGAAGCGATTTTTTCGTCAAACTGCTCCTGCGTCATCGTGATTTTCTCTTCCGTTTTATTGGACTCGGCTAATTCCGAATTATTCTCCCCGGCTGTTTCTCCCCCGCTGCTTCCCGCCGATTCGCTTTCCGGGCTCATTCTAAGAATG contains:
- a CDS encoding phage major capsid protein; this translates as MASLTMAQAALLTQNQLIQGVAKHILTVDLFANTLPFVPTNAKTLVINRELTESGSAFVDINSNTNSTGATVTQDTYPLGRIVGDVEVDDFEQVAMSSINDQMGLQTELKSKAIGRKWKDAIITGTGTFPQFSGISSLVDASQVIEASSTTSGGSLTLALLDQLIDQVTARDGEVDFILMNATMRRKFRALVRAQGFSNEEVELGFLDPITGARGTQKIHSYDGIPIFRNDFIGTETVNNGSGKHRIYAGVYGEGEGLVGLSPSDHDPGIRVSVPFLSETKDATLRRVKMYTGLALYSKKALAKLSNLSAA